A section of the Nerophis ophidion isolate RoL-2023_Sa linkage group LG16, RoL_Noph_v1.0, whole genome shotgun sequence genome encodes:
- the ptgis gene encoding prostacyclin synthase yields MFNGGLSHQKVSDMPWMLFSLLIFLLLLVFLYCRRTRRKNEPPLDKGFLPWLGHALAFRRDTAKFLSEMKDKHGDVFTVCVAGHYVTVLLDPNSFDEVMKDNVHLKLSRQRQQLMEKVFGVCLPNMEASAEKTFMKQHFQGVHLDQLDASLSAHLQELILHHQCNQSEWRQDGLFSFCYSLLFRAGYLSLFENKKNVNEVYQEFRKFDHLLSKMARRSLEGNESETILSSRRRLWELLSRTENGGRDEQKSWQDKYQHFLQKEGVNAEMQTKAVLMQLWTTQCNAGPTAFWLLGFLLTHPEAMKALQSELRGLTLEDMSPQPPSTTETHSTPVFDSILKETLRLTAAALITREVVDYKILHMSNGQKYHLRPGDKVCVFPFLSPQMDPEIHQEPQTFKYDRFLDQEVTTKHVFYKDGRRLKYANLPWGAGSNICVGKHFAITIIKKFVFLMLAHVDLQLCEPTAGIPPVDPSRYGYGIMQPDGDLLVKYRLKLNSL; encoded by the exons ATGTTTAATGGAGGACTAAGCCATCAGAAAGTGTCAGACATGCCATGGATGCTATTTTCACTGCTCATATTTCTGCTCCTGCTGGTCTTCCTCTACTGTCGTCGCACAAG AAGGAAAAATGAGCCACCTTTGGACAAAGGATTTCTTCCATGGTTGGGACACGCGTTGGCCTTCAGGAGAGACACAGCAAAGTTTCTCTCTGAAATGAAAGACAAACATGGCGATGTGTTCACA gtGTGTGTTGCCGGTCATTACGTGACAGTCCTGTTGGATCCAAACTCTTTCGACGAGGTGATGAAGGACAACGTTCACCTGAAACTGAGCCGCCAGAGACAGCAGCTGATGGAAAAGGTGTTTGGCGTTTGTCTACCCAACATGGAGGCATCAGCTGAGAAGACCTTCATGAAACA ACACTTTCAAGGTGTCCACCTGGACCAATTGGATGCCTCTCTGAGTGCTCACCTGCAGGAGCTGATCTTGCATCATCAGTGCAACCAATCAGAGTGGAGGCAAGATGGACTCTTCAGCTTTTGCTACAGCCTCCTGTTCAG AGCTGGATACCTCTCACTGTTTGAGAACAAAAAGAACGTCAATGAAGTCTACCAAGAGTTCCGCAAGTTTGACCATCTTCTCTCCAAAATGGCTCGTCGCTCGCTGGAAGGAA ATGAGAGCGAGACGATCTTGTCGTCACGGCGACGGCTGTGGGAGCTTCTGTCTCGGACGGAGAACGGAGGGCGGGACGAGCAAAAATCCTGGCAGGACAAGTACCAGCACTTCCTGCAGAAGGAGGGCGTCAATGCTGAGATGCAGACCAAAGCAGTACTGATGCAGCTGTGGACCACTCAG TGTAACGCTGGACCAACTGCCTTTTGGCTGCTTGGCTTCCTGCTCACTCACCCTGAGGCCATGAAGGCGCTTCAATCAGAGCTGAGAGGGCTGACTCTGGAGGACATGTCCCCCCAGCCTCCTTCCACCACGGAGACACACAGCACACCTGTGTTTG ACAGCATCTTGAAGGAAACTTTGCGTCTCACCGCTGCTGCTTTGATCACCAGAGAAGTTGTGGACTACAAAATCCTGCACATGTCCAATGGACAAAAGTATCATCTTAGACCAGGGGACAAAGTCTGTGTCTTCCCCTTCCTGAGCCCACAAATGGACCCGGAGATACACCAAGAACCACAG ACATTCAAGTACGACCGCTTCTTGGACCAAGAAGTGACGACTAAGCATGTTTTCTACAAGGATGGGAGGAGACTAAAGTACGCCAACCTGCCTTGGGGGGCAGGCAGCAACATTTGTGTTGGGAAACACTTCGCTATCACCATCATTAAAAA gTTTGTGTTCTTGATGCTGGCTCATGTTGATCTTCAGCTGTGTGAGCCCACAGCTGGAATACCTCCTGTCGATCCAAGTCGTTATGGTTATGGAATTATGCAACCTGATGGCGATCTACTGGTCAAATATAGACTGAAGTTGAACTCACTTTAA